The proteins below come from a single Asanoa ferruginea genomic window:
- a CDS encoding ABC transporter ATP-binding protein → MILEARDVGFRYPGGAEVLSGVSFGVTPGRSMALVGESAAGKTTLLRLLLGLRRPTSGAVLFQGRPLPTTHRAARPFRQHVQTVFQDPYSSLDPRQRVGRIVAEPLRALGFADHAPRVAAALDAVGLPADTADRYPDEFSGGQRQRIAIARAIAVEPTVLLADEPVSALDVSTKVRIIDLLAELRATRGLTLVMVSHDLAVVASLCDETVVLEHGRVVEQGPTGEVLGNPREPYTRRLIASIPRLPGVEPPPATVQTG, encoded by the coding sequence GTGATTCTTGAAGCCCGCGATGTCGGCTTCCGGTACCCCGGCGGGGCCGAGGTGCTCAGCGGTGTCTCGTTCGGGGTGACGCCGGGTCGGAGCATGGCGCTCGTCGGCGAGTCGGCGGCCGGCAAGACCACGCTGTTGCGGTTGCTGCTCGGCCTCCGCCGGCCGACCTCCGGCGCCGTGCTGTTCCAGGGGCGGCCGCTGCCGACCACCCATCGGGCCGCCCGGCCGTTTCGACAGCATGTGCAGACGGTATTCCAGGACCCGTACTCCTCATTGGACCCACGTCAGCGGGTAGGCCGGATCGTGGCGGAGCCGTTGCGGGCCCTCGGTTTCGCCGACCACGCACCGCGGGTGGCGGCCGCCCTCGACGCGGTCGGCCTGCCGGCGGACACCGCCGACCGGTATCCCGACGAGTTCTCCGGTGGGCAGCGCCAGCGGATCGCGATCGCCCGTGCGATCGCGGTCGAGCCGACAGTGTTGCTCGCCGACGAGCCGGTCAGCGCCCTCGACGTGAGCACCAAGGTGCGGATCATCGACCTGCTGGCCGAGTTGCGCGCGACCCGCGGCCTGACGCTGGTGATGGTCTCCCACGACCTGGCGGTGGTGGCCAGCCTCTGCGACGAGACCGTAGTGCTCGAACACGGCCGGGTCGTCGAGCAAGGCCCAACCGGCGAGGTGCTGGGCAACCCACGCGAGCCCTACACCCGCCGCCTGATCGCCAGCATCCCCCGGCTGCCGGGGGTCGAACCACCACCGGCAACGGTCCAGACCGGGTAG
- a CDS encoding ABC transporter permease — MTRYLVRRAALLAGTLVLASVVLFLLLRLLPGDPANALLSVGATPDQVAAARHQIGTDRPLPAQFVHWIGQLATLHFGNSFVSSLPVGPEIVSRLSVTVPLTLAAFVLAVVIAVPVGFLAAHKSHTWYGGLVGVVSQLGIAVPAFWLGLILVWIFALRLRTLPAGGFPPDGWSTPGDAIRALILPVVTVALVMAASLIRYVRSATLDVLGSDHLRTARALGSSFLGAMWRHGLRNAAVPVVSVLGIELATTFLGAVVIESVFALPGLGSMLVRGIAQHDYPVIQGVLFVSTFAVLVVGFLSDVAQRLIDPRLRVSGARR; from the coding sequence ATGACCCGATATCTGGTGCGGCGGGCGGCACTGCTCGCCGGCACCCTGGTCCTCGCCAGCGTCGTGCTGTTCCTGCTGCTGCGCCTGCTGCCGGGTGACCCGGCCAACGCGCTGCTGTCGGTCGGCGCGACGCCCGACCAGGTCGCCGCCGCCCGCCACCAGATCGGCACAGACCGGCCGCTGCCCGCCCAGTTCGTGCACTGGATCGGGCAGCTCGCCACGCTGCACTTCGGCAACTCGTTCGTCAGCTCGCTGCCGGTCGGCCCCGAGATCGTCAGCCGGCTCTCGGTGACCGTGCCGCTGACGCTGGCCGCGTTCGTGCTGGCGGTGGTCATCGCGGTGCCGGTCGGCTTCCTGGCCGCGCACAAGTCACACACCTGGTACGGCGGGCTCGTCGGGGTGGTGTCGCAGCTCGGCATCGCCGTACCCGCGTTCTGGCTGGGTCTGATCCTGGTCTGGATCTTCGCGTTGCGGCTGCGGACGCTGCCAGCCGGCGGCTTCCCACCCGACGGCTGGTCGACACCTGGCGACGCGATCCGCGCGCTGATCCTGCCGGTGGTCACCGTCGCGCTGGTGATGGCCGCGTCGCTGATCCGCTACGTCCGGTCGGCCACGCTCGACGTGCTCGGCAGCGACCACCTGCGCACCGCGCGCGCCCTCGGCTCGTCGTTCCTCGGCGCGATGTGGCGGCACGGGCTGCGCAACGCGGCCGTCCCGGTGGTCTCGGTGCTCGGCATCGAGTTGGCCACCACGTTCCTCGGCGCGGTCGTCATCGAGAGCGTGTTCGCGCTGCCGGGCCTGGGCAGCATGCTGGTCCGCGGCATCGCACAACACGACTACCCGGTGATCCAGGGCGTGCTGTTCGTCAGCACGTTCGCGGTGCTGGTGGTCGGCTTCCTCAGCGATGTCGCGCAGCGGCTGATCGACCCGCGCCTGCGCGTTTCGGGAGCCCGCCGATGA
- a CDS encoding sugar ABC transporter substrate-binding protein — MHSTRLSALSAVAALLLAGCASDAGADAGTRPSLLIWTGGGAGGEATQALGARFGEENGVDVKVQIIPEDLQTQFVTASQAGRAPDVVMGAHDWIGNLVQNATIDPLQMTDDTKAGYQDLAIKAVTFNGQVYGMPFTMNNIVLFRNTALVPDAPTSIEDLVAKGKALKAAGKVDEILALPIGPTGDPYHINPLFTSGGGYIFGTKDSGDFDPSDLGVAKPGATAAYAKIRALGEGGSGALKRSITADNILSLFSTGKAPFMISGPWQLPELKKTSVKYDISPVPPFAGGQPARPFITVDAAYVASRGTNKALAQEFVTNFWSRPDVGTSLYAATSSVPALKEALATVRKDDALVGKVADAGVEFGQIMPSIPAMAVVWDPLGKAEAAVVGGADPGSTITAAASAIQAQIK; from the coding sequence ATGCACAGCACACGGCTATCCGCGCTGTCCGCAGTCGCGGCGCTGCTGCTCGCCGGTTGCGCGAGCGACGCCGGCGCCGACGCGGGCACCCGACCGAGCCTGCTGATCTGGACCGGCGGCGGCGCGGGCGGCGAGGCGACCCAGGCGCTCGGTGCCCGCTTCGGCGAGGAGAACGGCGTCGACGTCAAAGTCCAGATCATCCCCGAAGACCTGCAGACCCAGTTCGTCACGGCGTCGCAGGCCGGCCGGGCACCCGACGTTGTGATGGGCGCACACGACTGGATCGGCAACCTGGTGCAGAACGCGACCATCGATCCGTTGCAGATGACCGACGACACCAAGGCCGGCTATCAGGACCTGGCGATCAAGGCGGTCACCTTCAATGGGCAGGTCTACGGGATGCCCTTCACGATGAACAACATCGTGCTGTTCCGCAACACCGCGCTGGTTCCGGACGCGCCAACGTCCATCGAGGACCTGGTGGCCAAGGGCAAGGCGCTCAAGGCGGCGGGCAAGGTCGACGAGATCCTCGCGCTGCCGATCGGGCCGACCGGCGATCCTTACCACATCAACCCGCTGTTCACCTCGGGCGGCGGCTACATCTTCGGCACCAAGGACAGCGGCGACTTCGACCCGAGCGACCTCGGCGTGGCCAAACCCGGCGCGACCGCGGCGTACGCGAAAATCCGTGCCCTGGGTGAAGGCGGCTCCGGTGCGCTCAAACGGTCGATCACCGCCGACAACATCCTGAGCCTGTTCTCCACCGGCAAAGCGCCTTTCATGATCTCCGGCCCGTGGCAGTTGCCGGAGCTCAAGAAGACCAGCGTCAAATACGACATCTCTCCGGTGCCACCGTTCGCGGGCGGCCAGCCGGCGCGGCCGTTCATCACGGTCGACGCGGCCTACGTCGCGAGCCGCGGCACCAACAAGGCGCTGGCGCAGGAGTTCGTCACCAACTTCTGGTCGCGGCCCGACGTCGGCACCTCGCTCTACGCCGCCACGTCGAGCGTCCCGGCGCTCAAGGAGGCACTGGCGACCGTCCGCAAGGACGACGCGCTGGTCGGCAAGGTCGCCGATGCCGGCGTCGAGTTCGGCCAGATCATGCCCAGCATCCCGGCGATGGCCGTGGTCTGGGACCCGTTGGGCAAGGCCGAGGCCGCCGTGGTCGGTGGCGCCGACCCGGGCTCGACCATCACGGCGGCCGCGTCCGCCATCCAGGCCCAGATCAAGTAG
- a CDS encoding LacI family DNA-binding transcriptional regulator, with protein MATRVTLLDVARHAGVSRTTASFVLTGRRDMRISVDAEQRVLRAARELSYRPNLMARGLRTRTTHTIGLISDTVATEPFAGEIVRGAVNAALRHDQLLFLGETEGARGVEDRVVRDMLDRGVDGFIYASTYTRVTRTPAVLRGHPFVFLNCLPRGRSTGSAVVPDERAAGASAARALTALGHERIALIGTPAPDVWAAVERLAGIRDAGVTLAATVECDWWPEPAYAAVRDFLAGEPAVTGLICLNDRIALGAYQAAQEAGRRVPDDLSVVSFDDSDLAAWLRPALTSVALPHAELGRRAVELLLAPPEKPVVERIPMRLHERGSVASPSF; from the coding sequence ATGGCAACGCGTGTCACGCTTCTCGACGTCGCCCGGCATGCCGGCGTGTCCCGGACCACCGCCTCGTTCGTCCTGACCGGACGGCGCGACATGCGGATCTCCGTCGACGCCGAGCAGCGGGTGCTGCGCGCGGCCCGCGAGCTGAGCTACCGCCCCAACCTGATGGCCCGCGGCCTGCGCACCCGCACCACCCACACGATCGGCCTGATCTCCGACACGGTCGCCACCGAGCCGTTCGCCGGCGAGATCGTGCGCGGCGCCGTCAACGCGGCACTGCGGCACGACCAGTTGCTGTTCCTCGGCGAGACCGAGGGCGCCAGAGGCGTCGAGGACCGCGTCGTCCGCGACATGCTCGACCGGGGTGTCGACGGGTTCATCTACGCGTCGACCTACACCCGGGTGACCCGGACGCCCGCCGTGCTGCGCGGACACCCGTTCGTCTTCCTCAACTGCCTGCCGCGCGGCCGGTCGACCGGCTCCGCGGTGGTGCCCGACGAGCGGGCGGCCGGCGCGAGCGCGGCCCGGGCGCTGACCGCGCTGGGGCACGAGCGGATCGCGCTGATCGGCACGCCCGCGCCCGACGTCTGGGCCGCGGTGGAGCGGCTGGCCGGAATCCGCGACGCGGGCGTCACGCTGGCCGCGACCGTCGAGTGTGACTGGTGGCCGGAACCGGCGTACGCCGCGGTCCGGGACTTTCTCGCCGGTGAGCCGGCGGTGACCGGCCTGATCTGTCTCAACGACCGGATCGCGCTCGGCGCCTACCAGGCGGCGCAGGAGGCGGGCCGGCGGGTGCCCGACGACCTGTCGGTGGTGTCGTTCGACGACTCCGACCTCGCGGCCTGGCTGCGGCCGGCATTGACCAGCGTGGCGCTGCCACACGCCGAACTCGGCCGGCGGGCCGTCGAGTTGCTGCTGGCGCCGCCGGAGAAGCCGGTCGTCGAGCGGATCCCGATGCGCCTGCACGAGCGTGGCTCCGTCGCATCGCCGTCGTTTTAG
- a CDS encoding ABC transporter substrate-binding protein, producing MKKQRIALLGATLAAAVALAACGSSGGSSAGTPANAADANAVVQVGSLYEPQNLDNTGGGGQGVTEAFNGNVYEGLYRLTDDGKVEPLLATGNTVSADGLTYTFTLRDGVKFHSGKALTSADVKYSIEKVLAPDSKSARKSSFPEIKQITTPDPKTVTVTLATRSISFVYNLSYVWIINDQSGSIASKEDGTGPYQLDSWKRGSTLTLKKFADYWGTPATNGGVVFHYFTDGSALDNALLTNAVDVVTSEQNPDALPQFSDNPAYKVNDGKSTTKLLLAFNDRVAPFNNTQVRKAISSAIDNKKLLQSIWGDHGTLIGSMVPPTDPWYTDLTGVNPYNVDTAKQLLTQAGYPNGFSFTLDTPNYDPHPTVATFVKSELAKVGITVNINVITSDQWYTKVYQNKDFQATLQEHVNDRDIVWYGDPTFYWGYNNPQVTDWVKQAEQAPTEEQQTELLKKVNQQIAQDAASDWLYLYPQIVVASTKISGYPVNGLNSQFFAYGIKKG from the coding sequence GTGAAGAAGCAAAGAATCGCGCTGCTCGGCGCCACCCTCGCGGCCGCCGTGGCGCTGGCCGCCTGCGGCTCCAGCGGTGGCTCCTCGGCCGGCACGCCCGCTAACGCCGCCGACGCGAACGCCGTCGTCCAGGTCGGCTCGCTCTACGAGCCGCAGAACCTCGACAACACCGGCGGTGGTGGCCAGGGCGTCACCGAGGCGTTCAACGGCAACGTCTACGAGGGCCTCTACCGGCTGACCGACGACGGCAAGGTCGAGCCGCTGCTCGCCACCGGCAACACGGTCAGCGCCGACGGCCTCACCTACACGTTCACCCTGCGCGACGGCGTCAAGTTCCACTCCGGCAAGGCGCTGACGTCGGCCGACGTGAAGTACAGCATCGAGAAGGTGCTCGCGCCCGACTCGAAGTCGGCCCGCAAGAGCAGCTTCCCGGAGATCAAGCAGATCACCACGCCGGACCCGAAGACGGTCACCGTCACGCTGGCGACCCGGTCGATCTCGTTCGTCTACAACCTCAGCTACGTCTGGATCATCAACGACCAGTCCGGCAGCATCGCGTCCAAAGAGGACGGCACCGGGCCCTACCAGCTCGACTCGTGGAAGCGCGGCTCGACGCTGACGCTGAAGAAGTTCGCCGACTACTGGGGCACCCCGGCCACCAACGGCGGCGTGGTGTTCCACTACTTCACCGACGGCAGCGCGCTCGACAACGCCCTGCTCACCAACGCGGTCGACGTGGTCACCAGCGAGCAGAACCCGGACGCGCTCCCGCAGTTCAGCGACAACCCGGCCTACAAGGTCAACGACGGGAAGTCGACGACCAAGCTGCTGCTCGCGTTCAACGACCGGGTCGCGCCGTTCAACAACACCCAGGTGCGCAAGGCGATCAGCTCGGCGATCGACAACAAGAAGCTGCTCCAGTCGATCTGGGGTGACCACGGCACGCTGATCGGGTCGATGGTGCCGCCGACCGACCCGTGGTACACCGACCTGACCGGCGTCAACCCGTACAATGTAGACACTGCCAAGCAGTTGCTCACGCAGGCGGGCTACCCCAACGGTTTCAGCTTCACGCTCGACACGCCCAACTACGACCCGCACCCGACGGTGGCGACGTTCGTGAAGTCGGAGCTGGCCAAGGTCGGCATCACGGTCAACATCAACGTGATCACCTCTGACCAGTGGTACACGAAGGTCTACCAGAACAAGGACTTCCAGGCCACGCTCCAGGAGCACGTCAACGACCGGGACATTGTCTGGTACGGCGACCCCACCTTCTACTGGGGATACAACAACCCGCAGGTGACCGACTGGGTCAAGCAGGCCGAGCAGGCGCCGACCGAGGAGCAGCAGACCGAGCTGCTCAAGAAGGTCAACCAGCAGATCGCGCAGGACGCGGCGAGCGACTGGCTCTACCTCTACCCGCAGATCGTGGTCGCCTCGACGAAGATCTCCGGTTACCCGGTCAACGGGCTCAACTCGCAGTTCTTCGCCTACGGCATCAAGAAGGGATGA
- a CDS encoding TrmB family transcriptional regulator has translation MNGDLDLLSAAEQDAYRLLVRLGAAAAEDLAASSDLSASAAAGLLDALRSKGLASAGPVFRPLAPDVAFGDALLRRQEVLDDARRTVAALGEDFRRHSRRRDADRLVEVIVGREALRTRLREMQDTAKGEILWFCRANPLAMAGPDNTEEESALGRGVRYRAIYERALLEKPGELASILDSTAAGEEARTLPTLPVRLAIADRTLAICPLVPDESRDVGEPTAALIRSSELLDALVALFESFWERATPLRADGRHTELTEPDTLLLSLVVSGLPDKSIATHLQVSKRTVQRRLDRLMVLAGVDTRTGLAFQAARRGWITAPADRLGQSRP, from the coding sequence GTGAATGGGGATCTTGACCTGCTCTCGGCGGCGGAGCAGGACGCCTACCGGCTGCTGGTGAGGCTCGGCGCGGCCGCAGCCGAAGACCTCGCGGCCTCGTCGGACCTGTCCGCGAGCGCCGCGGCCGGGCTGCTCGACGCGCTGCGGTCGAAGGGGCTGGCCAGCGCCGGCCCGGTGTTCCGCCCGCTGGCGCCCGACGTCGCGTTCGGTGACGCCCTGCTGCGCCGCCAGGAGGTGCTCGACGACGCCCGGCGGACGGTCGCCGCGCTCGGCGAGGACTTCCGCCGGCACAGCCGGCGCCGCGACGCCGACCGCCTGGTCGAGGTGATCGTGGGCCGGGAGGCCCTGCGTACCCGGCTCCGCGAGATGCAGGACACGGCCAAGGGGGAGATCCTCTGGTTCTGCCGGGCCAACCCGCTCGCCATGGCCGGCCCGGACAACACCGAGGAGGAGTCGGCTCTCGGCCGCGGGGTCCGCTACCGGGCCATCTACGAGCGCGCGCTGCTGGAGAAGCCGGGTGAGTTGGCCAGCATCCTCGACTCGACCGCGGCCGGCGAGGAGGCGCGCACCCTGCCGACCCTGCCGGTGCGGCTGGCGATCGCCGACCGCACGCTGGCGATCTGCCCGCTGGTGCCCGACGAGTCGCGCGACGTCGGCGAGCCGACCGCGGCGCTGATCCGGTCGAGCGAGTTGCTGGACGCCCTGGTGGCGCTCTTCGAGAGCTTCTGGGAGCGGGCCACCCCACTGCGCGCCGACGGCCGGCACACCGAGTTGACCGAGCCCGACACGTTGCTGCTCTCCCTGGTGGTCTCCGGCCTGCCGGACAAGTCGATCGCGACGCACCTCCAGGTGAGCAAGCGGACCGTGCAGCGCCGGCTCGACCGGCTGATGGTGCTGGCCGGCGTCGACACCCGCACGGGTCTGGCGTTCCAGGCGGCCCGCCGGGGCTGGATCACCGCCCCGGCGGACCGGCTCGGTCAGTCTCGCCCGTAG
- a CDS encoding ABC transporter permease, whose translation MRRRVFLIAGLVLVALVLAIALVSLFWTPYPAADTTGGRLDGPGLHHLLGTDKLGRDLLTRLMIGARIALAVGAGAVALGAVIGGLAGLLAGFASRWVDDALAALLDILIAFPTLLLAMLVVAARGASLGSAIVAIGLAMSAIVARLTRILVKRVLAMDYVTAARTSGVSWPRIVTAHVLPNIWPTLAVNLALQFGLAVLAEASLSYLGLGPPPPNASWGRLLQEAQSTVLTAPVGAIAPGVLLVVLVVGVNLVADGLRDVADPTRRRQR comes from the coding sequence ATGAGGCGCCGCGTCTTCCTGATCGCCGGCCTCGTCCTCGTGGCGCTGGTGCTGGCCATCGCGCTGGTCTCGCTCTTCTGGACGCCCTACCCGGCGGCCGACACGACCGGCGGCCGGCTCGACGGCCCGGGCCTGCACCACCTGCTCGGCACCGACAAGCTCGGCCGCGACCTGCTCACCCGGCTGATGATCGGCGCCCGGATCGCCCTCGCGGTCGGCGCCGGCGCGGTGGCTCTCGGCGCGGTCATCGGCGGCCTGGCCGGGCTGCTGGCCGGCTTCGCGAGCCGCTGGGTCGACGACGCCCTCGCGGCGCTGCTCGACATCCTGATCGCGTTCCCGACCCTGCTGCTGGCGATGCTCGTGGTCGCCGCCCGCGGCGCGTCGCTCGGCTCCGCGATCGTGGCGATCGGCCTGGCGATGTCGGCCATCGTCGCCCGGCTGACCCGCATCCTGGTCAAGCGGGTGCTGGCGATGGACTACGTGACCGCGGCCCGCACCTCCGGGGTGAGCTGGCCGCGCATCGTCACCGCCCACGTGCTGCCCAACATCTGGCCGACGCTGGCGGTCAACCTGGCGCTCCAGTTCGGCCTGGCCGTCCTGGCCGAGGCGAGCCTGTCCTACCTCGGCCTCGGCCCGCCGCCACCGAACGCGTCCTGGGGCCGGCTGCTCCAGGAGGCCCAGTCGACGGTCCTCACCGCGCCGGTGGGCGCGATCGCACCCGGCGTGCTGCTGGTCGTCCTGGTGGTCGGCGTCAACCTGGTCGCCGACGGGCTGCGCGACGTCGCCGACCCGACCCGCCGGAGGCAGCGATGA
- a CDS encoding glycosyltransferase family 39 protein has translation MDHAGDGTTASDRPVMAWGPVGAVAVLLGVAVAAGSNSYGYHRDELYFRLLGEHPAWGYVDQPPLTPLLARLMTSVFGDHLWALRIPGSLAVVATAILTALLARELGGGRAAQLLAALGAAGAFPLVFGHVLLTATVDMVVLAAVLLFVVRALQGNPRWWLAAGLGVGIGLYNKQLVVLTLIAIGVSLLAVGPRRVLASRWLWAGVAVALVVGAPNVIYQITHDWPQLKMANAIREDKGADSRTLFVPFQLVMLGIFVVPIWVAGFVRLWRTRELRAIALAYPVICVLVLVTGGQPYYPLGLMLALFAAGCPSAVRWAAARSGRRVLLGAAVVLNLAVAALVALPLMPVSALAKTPIADINQGTSDQIGWPVYVQQITSVYTSLPSADHAHTVILTANYGEAGALDRYGVDLPAVYSGHNELWYRGRPADDATVVIAVGFGDSLSALFASCQVARDLDNGVDIPNEEQDNDIRVCRDPVDSWATLWPRLQHYS, from the coding sequence GTGGATCATGCGGGGGACGGCACAACGGCGTCAGACCGGCCGGTCATGGCGTGGGGTCCGGTGGGTGCGGTCGCTGTGCTGCTGGGCGTGGCGGTCGCGGCCGGCAGCAACAGTTACGGCTATCACCGCGACGAGCTCTACTTCCGGCTCCTGGGCGAGCATCCGGCCTGGGGATATGTCGACCAGCCGCCGCTCACGCCGCTGCTGGCCCGGCTGATGACGTCGGTCTTCGGAGATCACCTCTGGGCGCTGCGGATCCCGGGATCGCTGGCCGTCGTCGCGACCGCGATCCTGACCGCGCTGCTGGCCCGCGAACTCGGCGGCGGCCGCGCCGCACAACTGCTCGCCGCGCTGGGCGCCGCGGGTGCCTTCCCGCTGGTCTTCGGGCACGTGCTGCTCACCGCGACGGTCGACATGGTGGTGCTGGCGGCGGTCCTGCTGTTCGTGGTCCGGGCGTTGCAGGGCAATCCACGGTGGTGGCTGGCGGCCGGCCTCGGCGTCGGGATCGGCCTCTACAACAAGCAGTTGGTGGTGCTGACGCTGATCGCGATCGGCGTGTCGCTGCTCGCGGTCGGCCCACGCCGGGTGCTGGCGTCGCGATGGCTGTGGGCGGGCGTGGCGGTCGCCCTGGTCGTCGGCGCACCCAACGTGATCTACCAGATCACCCACGACTGGCCGCAGCTCAAGATGGCCAACGCGATCCGCGAAGACAAGGGCGCCGACTCGCGCACGCTGTTCGTACCCTTCCAGCTCGTCATGCTCGGGATCTTCGTCGTGCCGATCTGGGTGGCCGGCTTCGTGCGGTTGTGGCGCACCCGGGAGTTGCGCGCGATCGCGCTCGCCTACCCGGTGATCTGCGTGCTGGTGCTGGTGACCGGCGGCCAGCCCTACTACCCGCTGGGCCTGATGCTGGCGCTGTTCGCGGCGGGCTGCCCGTCGGCGGTGCGCTGGGCCGCCGCCCGCAGCGGGCGCCGGGTGCTGCTCGGCGCTGCGGTCGTCCTCAACCTGGCAGTGGCGGCGTTGGTCGCGCTGCCGCTGATGCCGGTGTCGGCGCTGGCGAAGACACCGATCGCCGACATCAACCAGGGCACCAGCGACCAGATCGGCTGGCCGGTCTACGTTCAGCAGATCACGTCGGTATACACCTCGCTGCCGTCCGCCGATCACGCGCACACGGTGATCCTGACCGCCAACTACGGCGAGGCCGGCGCGCTCGACCGCTACGGCGTCGACCTGCCGGCTGTCTACAGCGGACACAACGAGCTGTGGTATCGCGGCCGCCCGGCCGACGACGCGACCGTGGTGATCGCGGTCGGCTTCGGCGACTCGCTGAGCGCGTTGTTCGCCTCGTGCCAGGTCGCCCGCGACCTCGACAACGGCGTCGACATCCCCAACGAGGAACAGGACAACGACATCCGCGTCTGCCGCGACCCGGTCGACTCGTGGGCCACGCTGTGGCCGCGGCTACAGCACTATTCCTAG
- a CDS encoding DUF1684 domain-containing protein → MPSSSAPPAAVDRARASWPQWRTARLSRVTGPMGNLALVETIWGARVEDHPGSVPIERRDQRTGAVDHGVRRFDADSPANRHFTGIDAYPFDPAWVIEARFVPQDPPRLVAFEHLRDNGATRDLAVPGDILFSLHGVDYAFDAFDDDGTLLLVFGDHTNGVETYGAGRFLFVPRAPGDDRVVLDFNRAFVPPCGFSGQYNCPMPPRQNRFGLAVKAGEKLPVFRDGFQVH, encoded by the coding sequence GTGCCCAGCTCCTCCGCTCCCCCCGCGGCCGTCGACCGCGCCCGCGCGTCCTGGCCGCAATGGCGGACCGCCCGGCTGTCCCGGGTCACCGGGCCGATGGGCAACCTCGCCCTGGTCGAGACGATCTGGGGCGCCCGCGTCGAGGACCACCCGGGCAGCGTGCCGATCGAGCGGCGTGACCAGCGCACCGGCGCGGTCGACCACGGCGTGCGGCGGTTCGACGCCGACTCGCCCGCCAACCGGCACTTCACCGGCATCGACGCCTACCCGTTCGACCCGGCCTGGGTGATCGAGGCGCGGTTCGTGCCGCAGGACCCGCCGCGTCTGGTGGCGTTCGAGCACCTGCGCGACAACGGCGCTACCCGCGACCTCGCCGTGCCGGGCGACATCCTGTTCTCCCTCCACGGCGTCGACTACGCGTTCGACGCCTTCGACGACGACGGAACGCTGCTGCTCGTCTTCGGCGACCACACCAACGGCGTCGAGACCTACGGCGCCGGCCGGTTCCTCTTCGTGCCGCGGGCGCCCGGCGACGACCGGGTCGTGCTCGACTTCAACCGGGCCTTCGTGCCGCCGTGCGGGTTCTCCGGGCAATACAACTGTCCGATGCCGCCGCGGCAGAACCGCTTCGGCCTGGCTGTCAAAGCCGGCGAGAAGCTGCCTGTCTTCCGCGACGGCTTCCAGGTGCACTGA
- a CDS encoding ATP-binding cassette domain-containing protein → MSLLEVAGLTVTTRDGRVLVSDLSFGLAPGGRLGLIGESGSGKSLTALAVTGLLPPGLTATGNVVLDGTPVIGAPDRLLDGVRGRAAAIVFQEPSTALDPLMRLGRQIALPLRRHQGLRGAALRDAVASALAEVSLPERVARAYPHEVSGGQRQRAAIAMALACRPALLIADEPTTALDVTVQAEVLALLDRLVAAHNMALLFISHDLAVVGKVTEEVVVLSAGRAVRSGPLRDLLAEPGDGYAAGLVASARRLDAALGDAGRGDATLGVAGLGDAALGDAGSRDADLRDAALGDAGSRDADLRDAALGDAGSRDADLRDTALGDAGSRDADLGDAGSRDADLGDAGSRDADLGDAGSRDADLGDAGSRDADLGDAGHRDATGGAA, encoded by the coding sequence ATGAGCCTGCTGGAGGTGGCCGGCCTGACCGTGACCACTCGGGACGGGCGGGTCCTGGTCTCCGATCTCTCGTTCGGTCTTGCGCCCGGCGGGCGGCTCGGGTTGATCGGCGAGTCGGGCTCGGGAAAGTCCCTGACGGCGCTGGCGGTGACCGGCCTGCTGCCCCCGGGCCTGACCGCGACCGGCAACGTCGTACTCGACGGCACGCCGGTGATCGGCGCTCCGGACCGTCTTCTGGACGGAGTCCGCGGCCGCGCCGCGGCGATCGTCTTCCAGGAGCCGTCGACCGCGCTGGACCCGCTGATGCGGCTGGGCCGGCAGATCGCCCTCCCCCTGCGCCGTCATCAGGGATTGCGCGGCGCGGCGCTACGTGATGCCGTGGCTTCCGCTCTGGCCGAGGTGTCGTTGCCGGAGCGGGTGGCGAGGGCCTACCCGCACGAGGTCTCCGGCGGCCAACGCCAGCGCGCGGCGATCGCGATGGCCCTGGCCTGCCGGCCGGCGCTGCTGATCGCCGACGAGCCGACCACCGCGCTCGATGTCACGGTGCAGGCCGAGGTGCTGGCACTGCTCGACCGGTTGGTGGCAGCGCACAACATGGCGCTCCTGTTCATCAGCCACGACCTGGCCGTGGTCGGCAAGGTCACCGAAGAGGTCGTGGTCCTCTCAGCGGGGCGCGCGGTCCGTTCCGGCCCGCTTCGCGACCTGCTGGCCGAGCCCGGAGACGGCTACGCGGCCGGGCTGGTCGCCAGCGCCCGCCGGCTCGACGCCGCCCTCGGCGACGCCGGCCGCGGCGACGCGACTCTGGGCGTCGCGGGGCTGGGCGACGCGGCCCTGGGCGACGCTGGCTCCCGCGACGCGGACCTGCGCGACGCGGCCCTGGGCGACGCTGGCTCCCGCGACGCCGACCTCCGCGACGCGGCTCTGGGCGACGCTGGCTCCCGCGACGCGGACCTCCGCGACACGGCCCTGGGCGACGCTGGCTCCCGCGACGCGGACCTGGGCGACGCTGGCTCCCGCGACGCGGACCTGGGCGACGCTGGCTCCCGCGACGCGGACCTGGGCGACGCTGGCTCCCGCGACGCGGACCTGGGCGACGCTGGCTCCCGCGACGCGGACCTGGGCGACGCCGGACATCGCGACGCGACCGGAGGTGCGGCGTGA